In Juglans regia cultivar Chandler chromosome 5, Walnut 2.0, whole genome shotgun sequence, the following are encoded in one genomic region:
- the LOC109007644 gene encoding beta-glucosidase BoGH3B-like isoform X1 has product MSQVDVLDYCVYRDPNAAVEARIKDLLSRMTLEEKVGQMTMIERRVATHDAIKDLSIGGMMSAAGSGPFGKVKTKSSDWADMVDRFQKSALDSRLGIPLIYGIDAIHGNNSIYGATIFPHNIGLGATRDADLARKIGEATALEVRASGINYTFAPCVAVSRDPRWGRCYESYSEDAGIVRKMTSIVTGLQGQPPPKHPKGYPFVAGRNNVIACAKHFVGDGGTEGGINEGNTILSYEELERIHMAPYLDCISRGVSTIMASYSSWNGRKLHADHFLLTEILKDKLGFKGVVISDWRGLDRLSEPRGSNYRYCISSAINAGIDMVMVPYRYELFVEDLTFLVESGEIQMARIDDAVERILRVKFAASLFEFPFANRSVLDTVGCKLHRDLAREAVRKSLVLLKNGKDPKNPFLPLDRNAKRILVAGTHADDLGYQCGGWTADWKGSSGNIAIGTTILDAIKEAVGNETEVVYEQYPSADTLAHRDFSYAIVAVGEEPYAEILGDNSELVIPFDGADLLSSVAGCIPTLAILVSGRPLVLEPWLLEKTDALIAAWLPGSEGGGIADVVFGDHDFEGRLPVTWFKRVEQLPLHAEMNACDPLFSLGFGLTCNKEKSPN; this is encoded by the exons ATGAGCCAAGTGGATGTCTTGGATTATTGCGTTTACAGAGACCCCAATGCAGCAGTGGAGGCTCGCATCAAAGATCTGCTCTCTCGAATGACATTGGAAGAGAAGGTCGGCCAGATGACGATGATTGAGCGCCGTGTCGCCACCCACGACGCCATTAAAGACCTTTCCATTG GAGGCATGATGAGTGCTGCTGGGAGTGGACCCTTCGGGAAAGTGAAAACAAAGTCGTCGGATTGGGCCGATATGGTTGACAGGTTTCAGAAGTCGGCGCTTGATTCACGGCTAGGGATACCTTTAATATATGGGATTGATGCGATTCATGGTAACAATAGTATCTATGGTGCCACCATATTTCCTCATAATATTGGCCTTGGAGCTACAAG GGATGCAGATTTGGCTCGAAAGATTGGGGAAGCAACGGCACTTGAAGTTAGAGCTAGCGGCATTAACTATACTTTTGCTCCTTGTGTGGCT GTTTCAAGGGATCCCAGATGGGGGAGGTGCTATGAAAGTTACAGTGAAGACGCTGGAATTGTTAGAAAGATGACTTCCATTGTCACAGGCCTGCAGGGCCAGCCGCCCCCGAAACACCCAAAGGGCTACCCTTTTGTGGCTGGGAG AAACAATGTTATTGCTTGTGCAAAGCATTTTGTAGGGGATGGGGGTACGGAAGGAGGAATAAATGAGGGGAATACTATATTATCATACGAGGAATTAGAAAGGATACATATGGCACCTTATCTGGACTGTATTTCTCGGGGAGTTTCCACTATTATGGCATCCTATTCTAGCTGGAATGGGCGTAAACTGCATGCAGACCATTTTCTCTTGACAGAAATCTTGAAAGATAAGCTCGGTTTTAAG GGTGTTGTAATTTCTGACTGGAGAGGACTTGACAGACTTAGCGAACCTCGTGGCTCAAACTATCGTTACTGTATTTCCTCTGCTATTAATGCTGGAATAGACATG GTGATGGTGCCTTACAGATACGAACTGTTTGTGGAGGATTTGACATTTCTGGTTGAATCAGGGGAGATACAAATGGCAAGGATCGATGATGCTGTTGAACGGATACTTAGAGTGAAGTTTGCTGCCAGTCTTTTTGAATTTCCTTTCGCGAATAGATCTGTGCTTGATACAGTTGGATGCAAG CTGCACAGAGATTTAGCACGTGAAGCAGTCCGCAAGTCTTTGgttcttttgaaaaatggaaaggaTCCGAAGAACCCTTTTCTTCCATTGGATAGAAATGCGAAAAGAATTCTTGTTGCTGGGACACATGCAGATGATCTTGGATATCAGTGTGGTGGGTGGACAGCTGATTGGAAAGGAAGCAGCGGCAACATTGCAATTG GCACAACTATCTTGGATGCAATTAAAGAAGCAGTTGGAAATGAAACAGAAGTAGTTTATGAGCAATATCCATCGGCAGACACCTTAGCACATCGGGATTTCTCTTATGCAATTGTAGCTGTTGGGGAAGAACCCTATGCAGAGATACTTGGTGACAATTCGGAGCTTGTAATCCCTTTTGATGGAGCTGACTTATTAAGTTCAGTTGCTGGCTGTATCCCCACATTGGCAATTCTGGTATCTGGAAGACCCTTAGTTCTTGAGCCATGGCTTTTGGAGAAGACAGATGCTCTGATTGCTGCTTGGTTGCCTGGAAGTGAAGGAGGAGGAATTGCAGATGTTGTCTTTGGGGATCATGACTTTGAGGGCAGGCTGCCAGTGACATGGTTTAAAAGGGTCGAGCAGCTGCCCTTGCATGCTGAAATGAACGCATGTGACCCTCTATTCTCACTAGGCTTTGGGTTGACATGCAACAAGGAGAAATCTCCAAACTGA
- the LOC109007644 gene encoding beta-glucosidase BoGH3B-like isoform X2, protein MSQVDVLDYCVYRDPNAAVEARIKDLLSRMTLEEKVGQMTMIERRVATHDAIKDLSIGGMMSAAGSGPFGKVKTKSSDWADMVDRFQKSALDSRLGIPLIYGIDAIHGNNSIYGATIFPHNIGLGATRDADLARKIGEATALEVRASGINYTFAPCVAVSRDPRWGRCYESYSEDAGIVRKMTSIVTGLQGQPPPKHPKGYPFVAGRNNVIACAKHFVGDGGTEGGINEGNTILSYEELERIHMAPYLDCISRGVSTIMASYSSWNGRKLHADHFLLTEILKDKLGFKGVVISDWRGLDRLSEPRGSNYRYCISSAINAGIDMVMVPYRYELFVEDLTFLVESGEIQMARIDDAVERILRVKFAASLFEFPFANRSVLDTVGCKLHRDLAREAVRKSLVLLKNGKDPKNPFLPLDRNAKRILVAGTHADDLGYQCGGWTADWKGSSGNIAIDSQRVSLNEVVHT, encoded by the exons ATGAGCCAAGTGGATGTCTTGGATTATTGCGTTTACAGAGACCCCAATGCAGCAGTGGAGGCTCGCATCAAAGATCTGCTCTCTCGAATGACATTGGAAGAGAAGGTCGGCCAGATGACGATGATTGAGCGCCGTGTCGCCACCCACGACGCCATTAAAGACCTTTCCATTG GAGGCATGATGAGTGCTGCTGGGAGTGGACCCTTCGGGAAAGTGAAAACAAAGTCGTCGGATTGGGCCGATATGGTTGACAGGTTTCAGAAGTCGGCGCTTGATTCACGGCTAGGGATACCTTTAATATATGGGATTGATGCGATTCATGGTAACAATAGTATCTATGGTGCCACCATATTTCCTCATAATATTGGCCTTGGAGCTACAAG GGATGCAGATTTGGCTCGAAAGATTGGGGAAGCAACGGCACTTGAAGTTAGAGCTAGCGGCATTAACTATACTTTTGCTCCTTGTGTGGCT GTTTCAAGGGATCCCAGATGGGGGAGGTGCTATGAAAGTTACAGTGAAGACGCTGGAATTGTTAGAAAGATGACTTCCATTGTCACAGGCCTGCAGGGCCAGCCGCCCCCGAAACACCCAAAGGGCTACCCTTTTGTGGCTGGGAG AAACAATGTTATTGCTTGTGCAAAGCATTTTGTAGGGGATGGGGGTACGGAAGGAGGAATAAATGAGGGGAATACTATATTATCATACGAGGAATTAGAAAGGATACATATGGCACCTTATCTGGACTGTATTTCTCGGGGAGTTTCCACTATTATGGCATCCTATTCTAGCTGGAATGGGCGTAAACTGCATGCAGACCATTTTCTCTTGACAGAAATCTTGAAAGATAAGCTCGGTTTTAAG GGTGTTGTAATTTCTGACTGGAGAGGACTTGACAGACTTAGCGAACCTCGTGGCTCAAACTATCGTTACTGTATTTCCTCTGCTATTAATGCTGGAATAGACATG GTGATGGTGCCTTACAGATACGAACTGTTTGTGGAGGATTTGACATTTCTGGTTGAATCAGGGGAGATACAAATGGCAAGGATCGATGATGCTGTTGAACGGATACTTAGAGTGAAGTTTGCTGCCAGTCTTTTTGAATTTCCTTTCGCGAATAGATCTGTGCTTGATACAGTTGGATGCAAG CTGCACAGAGATTTAGCACGTGAAGCAGTCCGCAAGTCTTTGgttcttttgaaaaatggaaaggaTCCGAAGAACCCTTTTCTTCCATTGGATAGAAATGCGAAAAGAATTCTTGTTGCTGGGACACATGCAGATGATCTTGGATATCAGTGTGGTGGGTGGACAGCTGATTGGAAAGGAAGCAGCGGCAACATTGCAATTG ACAGTCAACGAGTCTCCTTAAATGAGGTTGTCCATACCTAG